The Arachis ipaensis cultivar K30076 chromosome B10, Araip1.1, whole genome shotgun sequence DNA window TTTCCTGACATACCACCTCTCACAGCAGGTAACCAGCGCCTTTCTTCTAGCCTCCATCGTTCCATCATACACCCCATTGCTTACCAAGTCATCAATCTTCTTAATTTCTTCCTCAAACCTCATAATCTTTTTATCCATATCCCCAAAGTTAGTCTTATGCCAATTCCCTAGCGGAATCGTCAGCGCCTTCAATTTATCTGTTAACGGCATCTCCCCCAATCCTCGCCACTCCTCCTTCACAAAGCTAAGGAAGCCCTCATGTGTAAACCATGAATCTAGGCTTCGGAACGGCCTTGGCCCTACCCTCTGCCTCGCATGCTCCAATATCACTGGACAATGATCTGATAAACCCCTTGGTCCACCGCATATCCTAGTCCCAGGGAACTCTTCCAACCACTCCACGCTAACCAGAGCTCTATCTATTCGACTGCACGAGCGTCCCCTAAACCATGTGAACTTGCGATTTGTTAGCGGTAAATCTACTAGATGCATATCCTGTACCCAACTCCTGAACTCTTCTGCCGACCTAGGTAGAACATCGGTACCTTGCCTTTCTTCCACATGCATTATTTCATTAAAATCTCCCATGTAACAGTTAGAAACCTGACATAACCCAGCCATATAACTCAGCTCTTCCCACACTTGAAGCTTCGCATCCCTATTATGTGCACcatagaccaagaaaatagcacaattgtaattattttttatcagGATCCCTTCTACACACAACCATCTCTCCCCTTTATAACAGTTATTCTTTTTGAACACCGATTCATCCCATATCAACAGTAGTCCACCCGTTGCCCCGTCCGATCCTACAAAGTTCCAACCTGCATCATCTTGCCCCCAAAGCCTTACAACATCAAATCTAGTCACAACCTGTTTTTTAGTCTTAATCAAGCCCAACATATCTAATCTATGTTTCTTCTTTAACTCCTTCACCATTCTTATTTTTCCATCACCTCGTAAACCCCTAACATTCCAAGAGCTAAATatcatttaaaattttctttACACACCTGTTTTTATGTTTAGGCCTGCACCGTCTCAGCTTTTCCTTCTGCTTCGCCAATTTCCTTTTGCGTTCAATTTCTTTGTTCTGCGATTGGAGTATTGCCATAATGTCATCTTCCTCATCGACCAGTAGAACGCCCGACTCCTTCGCCAACTCCCATGTCCTTCGGTTCTCTATCATCTATGCATTCAGTTTTAAGCTCTGTGTGCCACCACCCTTCACCGCATTCCCATCTTCCTCGTCCCCAGAATCATTTCCTCCAGAACGCCTTTCATCCTGCCTGGAATCCTTCCTCTGAACACGTTGAGCATGAATCATGCCTCCACTACGCAGGCTGACGTCCGGACAGGCATGCGGTGTCTCAGCCACGGTTGAGTCCTCTCCAATACCTTTGGGGCTATGACCAACCCTCATATCCTCTCCCGCCGCACCCACTCTATTGAAGTCGGCAGTCCAAACTTGTCCCATCCCCGTCGGCCTCGTCGCGCCGTCTCCCGCCTCAGAGGAACCCCCTCCAAGCCTCCCCTCCCCACCAAGAAGCGCTAAGGCAGAGACGTTCTCAGCCTCCCCAACCTGGCCGCTTTCGCAATTTCGGGTGTGGGGTTCGCCGTCCTGGCGCCGTCGGCTTCCTTCACCTGCATACCGGTGAGATTCCACCGGATCAGGCCCATCAGGCGCATCGTCCTCCTCACCGAGAAGAGCAGCAGCGCTGGTTTGATGGCTGCGCTCACCCTCAATTCTGCTGGTCCGCGACCCGCTTCCAGCCTGACCCGGTTGCACCAAAGGCCCACTCTCCCCATCACACTCCACGTTAGANNNNNNNNNNNTGATTCTTGTAGGCCCAATATGGGTTTTGGCACACCTGTTTTTGTTTCCCCTTATTGCCTCCCCTATTTGGCCCATTATACTTATAAGATAATGTCATTTCTGAATCAGCCATATCACTTATAACCATCCCTTCCCCTAAGTTAGCCAGCCCTTGATTTTCGCCTTTGACTAAGTGATCTCTTCCGAAATTCAACTGATTTGCATAATTATTATCATTAACCCATTCATTCAAATTTGCTAATGGAATTACCACCCTACCCTTGTCTCCTTCCTCTTCCCGGTGAACCTGTACGATCATGTCCCCGTTGTGATCGACCTCATGCGCCGGTACTGCTTGAACCCTCTGTACCAAATCTACTTCGACGCTTGTGACTATGTCGTTATCCGGTTCCGCTGTATACTTCAGGTTCCATCCCTCACATCCAACTTCTTTTACAAACACATTAAAGCCCCCCGAGCCCACTGTTATATGGATCCACTCCTGAATTGCGTCAATTATACACGTATCAATCTGAATGCGACCTACCGTAAAAGAGTTGCACAGTTCTGTCTCTCTATCACAATGAACTACTTCCCCGCACTAGCCTCCTATCGTGGTGAAGGTTTCCGCAGACCATGCGTGAAGCGGAACCCCAAAACATTCAAGCCACACCCTACGCGTTTCAGTATGTTCCGACTCCTCCCATCGCCATACACTGTGGAATGATCGTAGGAGGCAGTTCATGTTTAAGGTATATGCTTCTTCAGCATGTATAGCGCTATCAAAAGTCAGCAAGGCTTTGTACGCTCCCATTTCCCTAACTTGGACCACATTAGGCAGATTCTTTGCCACAACTTCCTTCAGGGATTCCAAATTAAATGGTTTCGTCATGCCCCCAACAAGACTTCGCTGTAACCATTCTAGATTTTCCTTTGCCATTTCAACTTCGACCTTCTTCGTCCAACCATTGCCATGTGGGTCCTTTCCATCCTTCTCCGCTCTTGAAACATGCCCACCTGGCACAGCATCAACCGGCACTACCTCTTTATTCGTCTTCTGAGAGGTGTGTTGTTGTAAGTTAGCTCCTCCTGGTCTTATCGGTTTGTGTGCTGGTTCCGCCTTTCTTCTGTATCTAGCCTCCCCGACAAATATATTCTTTCCTCTCAGTCTCAGTGGATTCATCTCCGCTATAGCTTTCAACGCTCCTCCTTTCGTCGTATAGCGAATGAAAGCAAACATGTATATGTTTCCGTTCCTCTGTTTTTGGGATAAGTATATGTCGTTGATGCGTCCTGTCCAATTGAATATATGAAATAGCTCTCTCTTCGAAATATCAGTAGGGAGGTTGCTCACAAATATTGAGTAGGACTCGTATTCAAGCCGCCGATACTCTTCTCTGTTCCAAACCCTAGGGTCATTGCCATGTTTTCTAGATCTACCCCTCTCTGTGTTTCCCACCCACGCTcgctaaaaaaaaaaatctcttgtTAATAATATTCATATAAGGAAAAGTTAGTATTAATTAACACCTCAAAAAGAGGATCATTGACTTCAATAGTCACAtaagaataaaagataaaattttatattacaAGTAATAATTACACCGAAAGGAAACGACTTCTTTTTCTAAATTATGGTAGGAAGtcaaaagagtttttttttttttatcaaatttattTTGTCAAcctaatttcaaatattttatatatattaaagaTAGATACCAACATATTAAATTCATTTTCAAATTGCACATAAAAACGATACGTGGCTTAAAAAAATGCTCTACACCAATTCTAAACTTTTGACATGTggaagagggagaagaaagaTTTTGATAGTTTGTCAAATGTTAAAATGAAAGGAATGTGTGAGAAGATATTGCAATGTCTAAATAATATTACAATAAATATTTTTTCTCCTCTTATTGATTGATGAAAAGAAGAGATTACTAATTGTATTATAGTGTGATAATCCTAATTAAGAAGATTTAGATCAACTCTTTTTTTTGTGCTTGAGGTTGAATTAAAAAAGATGAATGTGTTGGGTCTTATGTCAACAGTATTCTACTCATTTACTATAAATTTCACAAATCTATATTAATTGGAATATCTCATTCTATAGTTGTCtataatttttaatttctctctttattctcttcttcattctcatttttatggtattttttttgttattctattttatttaaaaaaaagttgataaaaaaataatggaTGATAACCTCTCTTTTTCATTctcatttttatattgttttgtttttattttattttagaaaaaaaattaatgagaAGAAAGAATGGATAATAAATGTCTTAAACTATTTTAAAGAAAGTAACTTGAGTATTACCTTAATAAACATAATGTTCAATAATAAACGTTTGCTAAAAGATTTCTCTTGTTAACCATATTTATATAAAGAAAAATTATTGTTGATTGACGTCTCAAAAAGAGGATCATTGAGTTCAATAGtcacataagaataaaataaacaaTGAAATTTTATTGCAAGCAGTAATTGCACTAAAAAGAAGCGACTTCTTTCCTTAAATTATGGTAGAAAGTCAAAagaatttttttatgaaatttattTTGTCAACCTAACTTGAAATATCtatttaatatactaaaactgtaTTTTCCCCCGACTACTAAAGGTGACGTGTCGATCTCTCATACCtccgttttccctccaaaacgaataaatttttttctattctaaattattttattgtaattatattataattaatactaaatgaataatatataattatactaatttagaaatatatcttcattataattgtatcaaatcaaaatttaatgcattattaaaaaattaccttaataatagataatttacatatttatttttgttttactaaagTCTATATATAGTGTTTTCGTATGATACATGAATCTAAATTTGAGAACATATATTTTATTAGTGGCAAGTTGTTAACACATttatattgataataataataactttattagaataaatatcaaattttattcctaatataaaaatataaaatttaattccttccatcttcattttaccactataaaagaccatgtatactagaagaaaatatcattcgTTTACCAATAAATCTTTCATTTGatagcttttacaacaattctttttcttcctatatAAGGCGTCGTTGCAAGAAGGCAACTATCGTGGACACAAACTACCACACTCTCCAACTTTCGTGCTCATCATTCGGAGCTATATAAGATATGTTATCTATGAAGTATTTATAGACTatggtgttatcatgtatgcataaataaaaaaatgtttcgTATTTAAATTTAAGTCATTTACCTGTTTGTAGTATATTGtagtgtgaaattactttcaataTGTGTTGTGTACGTAACGATATTATTATGTTCTAATTTAAACTTTTACTTTAGAACTGtattatgattttatctcatcatttttttattaatgaatttaatattaaaattaatttggctttttattatttagagtgtttttcaatcaataattttatactctttattttttttttcagtttcattttgaattttaatttagtaCACAAAGGTAGTGAAATTTCATTGATACTGAAATAAAGTTTCAAAAGGGTCCATAGGGTAGAATAAGTAAAATAATGTGATACCCACATTGCAACATCTAAATAAACAACTTAGAATctaaaatgtttatctttctctttctcgtcgtctattatattatctattctatctattctattatataaaaatcgaattTTTACCTTTAATGATAGAATCAACATAGGTAgtagatttaaattatttattgtttattagagaattttgtgcattagaattctctaataatttattatttattttgagttaattttgatatgttcttacttgatagtaaaacaacatataaaaatttgttggtgggtctaagtattattaagttatttatgatcacattgagtatatatgtttgatttattgatGAAATTAGATTACTAAAaccaattaataactattttaggattaatatatttaacactagattaataaaaaacaaataaatcataacattatatttttattaatcaaattattataatttaaattaatcttaacaaaataatttaaaattataattttaatcttatcacgtgcatggcacgggttAATACAAGTTTAAATAACAACtttaatcttatcacgtgcatggcatggtacggttaattgttcttcattttgagctgattttgatatTTTCTTACTTCACAGTAAACCAACATATAAAACTTTGTTGGTAGATTTAAGTATTATTAGATTATTTATGGTCATATTGAGTATATATgcctgatttattgaaaaaaatagattaaataactattttatagttaatacaattaacactatattaagaaaagaaaaacaacgcATACAAgttattcttttattaattaaattattataattaaaataaaatttaacataacaacttaaaattataatttcaatcttatcacgtgcgTAATACGGGTGATTAAActtgttttatatatattaaagaTAGATACCAACATATTAAATTCATTTTCAAATTACACATAAAAATGATACATGGTTTAAAAAAAACGTTGTCCACCAATTCTAAACTTTTGACACGTGGAAGAGGGAGAAGGAAGATTTTGATAGTTTGTCAAACGTTAAAATAAAAGAGATGTGTGTGAAGATGTAGCAATGCCTAAATAATATTACAATAAATGTTTTCTCTCCTCTAATTGATTGATGAGAAGAAGAGATAATTGTATTATAGTGTGATAATCCTAATTAGAAGATCTAGATTAACCCTTTTTTTTGTGCTTGAGGTTGAATTAAAAAAGATGAATGTGTTGGGTTTTATGTCAACGGTGTTCTACTCATTTATCATAAATTTCACAAATCTATATTAATTGCAATATCTCATTCTATAGTTGTCTATCATTTTTAATTTCTCTCCctactctcttcttcattctggTCTTTATggtgtgtttttttgtttttttttttattttatttaaaaaaagagtaaagtattgtttttgtctccaatgtttggggtaagtctcgAAGTTATCTCTAACGTTTcaatcatcctatttaagtccctaatattttaaaattaactcagtgttgtcctgtcgttagggatccgttaacagaattgacggcgggacaaaattgagacgattttgaaacgttaagaacttaaatagaacgaaaacgttggggacaaaaacgatacatagaaataaattttaattttatccttcaataatagcaattttttactgtatataatattcaattattttttaatcacatctaagtaaattatacttaacaataaaaaattgatattattaaaggataaaactaaaatttatttctatgtatcgtttttgtccccaacgttttcgtcctatttaagtccctaacgtttcaaaatcgtctcaattttgtctcaCCATCAATTCTGTAAACGGATCCCTAAcagtaggacaacattgagtcaattttaaaatgctagagacttaaataggatgattgAAACGTTAAGAACAACTttagaacttaccccaaacgttggggacaaaaagcgatactttactctatttaaaaaataataataaaaaaaagaatggatGATAACTTCTCTTTTTCATTCTCATTTTTAtgaagtttttattttattttaaaagaaattaatgagaagaaagaatgaataaTAAAATGCTCCGAAACTATCTTAAAGAGAACAAATTGAGTATTACCTTAATAAATATAATGTTCAATAATAAACatttactaaaaaaattattttgttaacaATATTTATATGACGAAAAGTTATTGTTGATTGACGCCTCAAAAAGAGGATCATTGACTTCAATAGTCATTTAAGAATAAAGGATGAAATTTTATTGNNNNNNNNNNNNNNNNNNNNNNNNNNNNNNNNNNNNNNNNNNNNNNNNNNNNNNNNNNNNNNNNNNNNNNNNNNNNNGATAGAGAGTCAAAAgaaatttttaatcaaatttattttgtgaacctaatttcaaatattttatatatattaaagaTACATATCaacatattaaaattattttcaaattgcACATAAAAATAATACGTGACTTAAAAAAATGATGTACACCAATTTTAAACTTTTGACACGtgaaaaagggagaagaaagatTTTAATAATTTATCAAAAGTTAAGATAAAAGGGATGTGTGTGAAAATATATCAATACCTAAATAATATTACAATAAATATTTTTTCTCCTCTGATTGATTCATGAGAAGAAGAGATTACTAATTACATTATAGTGTGATAATCCTAATTAACAAGATCTAGatcaactcttttttttttgtgcttgAGTTCGAATTAAAAAAGATGAATGTGTTGGGTCTTATGTCAACATTGTTCTACGCATTTACTATAAATTTCACAAATTTATGTTAATTGCAATATTTCATTTTATTGTTATCTATAATTTTTAATTCCTCTCtctattctcttctttattttcgtttttacggtatttttttgtttttttatttcatttaaaaAAAGTTAATAANNNNNNNNNNNNNNNNNNNNNNNNNNNNNNNNNNNNNNNNNNNNNNNNNNNNNNNNNNNNNNNNNNNNNNNNNNNNNNNNNNNNNNNNNNNNNNNNNNNNNNNNNNNNNNNNNNNNNNNNNNNNNNNNNNNNNNNNNNNNNNNNNNNNNNNNNNNNNNNNNNNNNNNNNNNNNNNNNNNNNNNNNNNNNNNNNNNNNNNNNNNNNNNNNNNNNNNNNNNNNNNNNNNNNNNNNNNNNNNNNNNNNNNNNNNNNNNNNNNNNNNNNNNNNNNNNNNNNNNNNNNNNNNNNNNNNNNNNNNNNNNNNNNNNNNNNNNNNNNNNNNNNNNNNNNNNNNNNNNNNNNNNNNNNNNNNNNNNNNNNNNNNNNNNNNNNNNNNNNNNNNNNNNNNNNNNNNNNNNNNNNNNNNNNNNNNNNNNNNNNNNNNNNNNNNNNNNNNNNNNNNNNNNNNNNNNNNNNNNNNNNNNNNNNNNNNNNNNNNNNNNNNNNNNNNNNNNNNNNNNNNNNNNNNNNNNNNNNNNNNNNNNNNNNNNNNNNNNNNNNNNNNNNNNNNNNNNNNNNNNNNNNNNNNNNNNNNNNNNNNNNNNNNNNNNNNNNNNNNNNNNNNNNNNNNNNNNNNNNNNNNNNNNNNNNNNNNNNNNNNNNNNNNNNNNNNNNNNNNNNNNNNNNNNNNNNNNNNNNNNNNNNNNNNNNNNNNNNNNNNNNNNNNNNNNNNNNNNNNNNNNNNNNNNNNNNNNNNNNNNNNNNNNNNNNNNNNNNNNNNNNNNNNNNNNNNNNNNNNNNNNNNNNNNNNNNNNNNNNNNNNNNNNNNNNNNNNNNNNNNNNNNNNNNNNNNNNNNNNNNNNNNNNNNNNNNNNNNNNNNNATGGATCATAAAATACTCTCAAACTATCTCAAAGAAAGTAATTGTGTATTATATTAATAAACATAATGTTCAATAATAAACATTTGCTAAAAAATTTCTCTTGTTAATAATATTCATATGacgaaaaattattattgattgaCGCCTCAAAAAGAGGATCATTGACTTCAATAGTTACATAAGAATAAACGATGAAATTTTATTCCAAGTAATAATTGTATCGAAAGGAAGCGACTTCTTTTCCTAAATTATGGTAGAGTCAAAAGAgtttttttatcaaatttattTTGTCAAcctaatttcaaatattttatatatattaaagaTAGATATCAACATATATTAAATTCATGTTCAAATTGCACATAAAAATGATATGTGGCTTAAAAAAATGATGTACACAAATTCTAAACTTTTGATACGTGAAAGAGGGAGAAGGAAGATTTTGATAATTTGTcaaagggataagtacttttttcgtccccaaggttTGGGGTCAAAATCGATTTCGTCCctagccttttttttttgttaaaatcatcctcaacgtttaaaaacgttttaaaatcgtctttttctatttttttggaccaaattaccctcatcatcatcattctcctcctcttcaccaccaccaccaccactcccTCACCCTTCCGGTAACCCCCACCCCTCANNNNNNNNNNNNNNNNNNNNNNNNNNNNNNNNNNNNNNNNNNNNNNNNNNNNNNNNNNNNNNNNNNNNNNNNNNNNNNNNNNNNNNNNNNNNNNNNNNNNNNNNNNNNNNNNNNNNNNNNNNNNNNNNNNNNNNNNNNNNNNNNNNNNNNNNNNNNNNNNNNNNNNNNNNNNNNNNNNNNNNNNNNNNNNNNNNNNNNNNNNNNNNNNNNNNNNNNNNNNNNNNNNGGGGGTGAGGgtggagttttttttttaatttttattaatagttaagggtaatttgatccaaaaaaatagaaaaggacgattttaaaacgtttttaaacgttgaggatgattttaacaaaaaaaaaaggctagggacgaaatcgattttgaccccagaccttagggacgaaaaaagtacttatccctttgtcaaaagttaaaataaaagGGATGTATGTGAAGATGTAGCAATacctaaataatattataataaatattttttctccTCTAATTGATTGATTGATGAGAAGAAGAGATTACTAATTGCATTATAGTGTGATAATCCTAATTAAGAAGATCTAGATCAACTCCTTTTTTTGTGCTTGAGATTGAATTAGAAAAAATGAATGCGTTGAATCTTATGTCAACAGTGTTCTACCAATTTACTATCAATTTTACAAATCTATATTAATTGCAATATCTCATTTTATAGTTGTCTATAATTTTTTTAGCAAAAATATAATTCCATCAAAATCTTAGTTTTTAAGTTATTTAAAGTTGTCCTGATTATTTTGTCAAAAGTGATTTGTAGTTTGAGCTTTGGAAATCTCTAATCCTCCTAAAAGTGAAGATTTTCACATTGAAAGTCTTGCATGAGAAGTTTTCGATTCATCATGTACTTTATTGGAGGTTCTAATCACTACTCAGATCTGTCCAAGATGCATACAAAAAGTAAAGAAATCAGTTTCTCACTATTTAATTAGCTGTAAAGTTGCTGCTGAAGTTTGGAAAAGAACCTCTATTGATGATATTCTTTTTCTGCAGAGCATATAAATTTTTGCCAATAGTAACGAATGGTGAGGGAGAGATTTGCACAACATCTTTTCAAGGATTACGAGCTCTAGCTTCTCACGATTGGATGCAGGAGCATTTTGAAGAGTCACAACCAAAAAGTGTTTTAGCATAATCAATGCTCTCCTACGTTTGTTGCTGAGTCTCCCATTAATCTCTGCATTTAGCTATAGCATTGTCTAAGAACAACAACTTTATCAAATATCTGCACGTTTTCTTATCTTTTAATTCCTTTCTCTTTTGCGAACcgttcattttattttctttcttatttaaaatttctccttttcttttttattatagtCCTATTATGGACAACACTATTCTCTTATCAATGAATAAttcttatctttaaaaaaaaaagctattGTTCTTGTCCATTCCTAAATGGCTCTCAAATACTATGAACTCACTATTGCTCTCTTTTTCACTTGCTTTCCTCTCTTATTCTCGTAAGATCATCTTCCTCTAATTATTTTTAGAGGTATTCCTATAAACCCTAGCCATTCCAATAGTGAGTGTAGTGCAAATCATTGAGGATTctattcttccttttttttttctttaaattaattattatttaagtaTGAATCGTTTGTAATTGTCTTAGTGATTAAAAGCCAatcagaaaaaagaagaagagagaagatgggAGAGAGGAGGGTGTTGAACAAGTGCTACCCATTGGACTTCGATCTGAAAAAATATCAAAGGCTCAGAGGTTGAAAAATCAGAAGATCAACGTCATCTTGATGCTTCCGATGAGTCTTAGGTAAGTATTACAACTTTgttttttcttactttctttattttctaaatttagtTTTTATATTTTAAGGGAAATCACTAATACTTTATTCCTTATGATAACTCATTTTAGTGGAAGTTTTTAGTGACAATTAGTGCATGTTTGGGcgtcattattttgttaaaaaaagatctttttcaatgaaaaaagatctttttttattttttaacgtgtttggcaattttctagtagtaaaagtaaaagcactagtaaaataaaaaaaaagatcttttttgagaagctgtaatttacatctttttttaaaagatcttttttccttaaaaaaaagatgtttttcatgtaataaataaacaaaaaagtacttttatattattatacccaaactaattgattgataaaaagacctttttacatgagatatccaaacataaaattacttttacttctctataagatcttttaaaaaaagataactcgaaaaaagatcttttcttagaagctcacccaaacaagcccttagTGCAACACGTACTTCTAAAACTTGCAATTATATAATTCTTTGATCTCTCTCTCTCATAAAAAATGGGGCCAAAGACCCAAAAAACAAAACCGCTTAAACAGGGATTAATATGAAACTTTCACTCCCCTTTTATCAGTTTCCAAAGGGAGACGTGTTGGGAAAAACTCAACAAAGGTTTAAACAAGAACTTGTCTAACAGCGAAagtaccaaaaataattttttcacaacctgtgcgattaaataggcaatactaaagatactccaagcagcaaatataatGGCCAAAATTAAATAACTAGACACTAGAATTTTAACATGGGAAAGGGACAAAAAATCCACGAGACCTAGTCCagtaaaatcttccactatcagaataatgggtacacaaacagtctttctagtgacactagggcatctcaacaatcaacaaaatacatcatcaaaactgatggaatcaacataaaccgtccacaaagtgggtatctcaaatcaggcaaaagagaagacaatacaactagcaagttatatcctaatgttcatctctataccaggaataacatactaaaatttcataagaaatagAGCAATTTTACCGGTTCAATCGGATAAAAAATGCTTGCCcttttctttcaaatttttttccttttcggCGCTGAAGCAAGCCctcgtttctttctttttcaaatttaaaagaaagctTCTCTTTCTATCCCATGGCTTAAATGCcactttcttttattcttttttttttttaaattatgggCCCCACTTAGTTGGGGACCCACCAATAAATCTCTCATTCACCAACTCAAGTGGGGATAGACTGCTCCACCAAGCCCGCCTTCTCTTTGTAGGAATCAAACTTCACTGTAGGTAAACTCTTAGTCATCATATCTAAACCATTATCATCAAtatggatcttctcaagtgcatatgacttcatctcaagcgtttgacgtatccaatgatacctcacctctATGTGCTTCGATCGGGAATGAAACGTCGGATTCTTACTGAGATGGATAGCACTCTGAATAtcacaaaataacacaaacttctcttgattgatgcctAACTCTTGTAGAAATTTTTTCATCCACAAGAGTTCCTTAAAAGCTTCAACAATAGCAATGTATTCAGCCtctgtagtagacaaagcaacacatttatgaagtcgagattgccacgacacagctccccctgcaaaagtcatcatataaccagaaGTAGACTTCCTTGAATCAAGATCCCCAGCTATATCCACAT harbors:
- the LOC107621162 gene encoding uncharacterized protein LOC107621162, which translates into the protein MLGLIKTKKQVVTRFDVVRLWGQDDAGWNFVGSDGATGGLLLIWDESVFKKNNCYKGERWLCVEGILIKNNYNCAIFLVYGAHNRDAKLQVWEELSYMAGLCQVSNCYMGDFNEIMHVEERQGTDVLPRSAEEFRSWVQDMHLVDLPLTNRKFTWFRGRSCSRIDRALVSVEWLEEFPGTRICGGPRGLSDHCPVILEHARQRVGPRPFRSLDSWFTHEGFLSFVKEEWRGLGEMPLTDKLKALTIPLGNWHKTNFGDMDKKIMRFEEEIKKIDDLVSNGVYDGTMEARRKALVTCCERWYVRKEVHWKQMSRSRHAKEMDKNTRYFHNLASARRRNNRIDTLLINGRLVRNQARIKIAAGSCFG